From one Candidatus Woesearchaeota archaeon genomic stretch:
- a CDS encoding signal recognition particle protein Srp54, translating into MVLDSLGSALRNTLQKITKALFVDERLINELIKDIQKALLAADVNVKLVFDLTKKIKERALKEEAPSGLTKKEYLIKIVYDELANFLGGEGAKIDIVKRPFKIMLVGLFGNGKTTTAGKLAKFFQKRGLKIAVVQTDTWRPAAYEQLEQLAKQINVDFYGIKKEKDPIKIYSEFEKNIKKYDIAIIDTAGRDALSEDLIEELNKINKKIQPDEVLLTIGGDLGQAAELQAKKFHETCNVTGVIVTKLDGTAKGGGALIACSVTGAKVKFIGVGEKIDALEEFKPKNFVGRLLGMGDLEALLEKAKDAITEEEAKDLGKRFLKGEYNLIDLYEQMEAMSKMGPISKVMEMIPGFSQLQLPKDVLQVQEGKLKKWRYVMNSMTKEELEDPEIIDSARTERIAKGSGCSTSVVRELVKQYKQSKKLVKLLKGQGSPEKLMKKFQGKMPKGFKF; encoded by the coding sequence ATGGTATTGGACAGCCTCGGCTCTGCACTGAGAAACACACTGCAGAAGATCACAAAAGCCCTTTTTGTAGATGAAAGACTGATCAATGAGCTGATAAAAGACATACAAAAAGCATTGCTGGCAGCAGATGTAAATGTAAAGCTTGTCTTTGATCTTACAAAGAAAATAAAGGAAAGGGCATTAAAAGAGGAAGCCCCATCGGGATTGACAAAGAAAGAATATCTGATAAAGATTGTTTATGACGAACTGGCCAATTTCCTGGGAGGAGAGGGCGCCAAAATAGACATTGTAAAGAGGCCTTTCAAAATAATGCTTGTTGGATTGTTCGGAAATGGAAAAACAACAACAGCCGGAAAATTGGCAAAATTCTTCCAGAAGCGCGGCTTGAAAATCGCAGTGGTCCAGACTGACACTTGGCGTCCGGCAGCATACGAACAGCTGGAGCAGCTGGCAAAGCAGATTAATGTTGATTTTTACGGGATAAAAAAAGAGAAAGATCCGATAAAAATCTATTCTGAATTTGAAAAAAACATAAAAAAATATGATATTGCCATCATAGACACAGCAGGAAGGGATGCGCTGTCTGAAGATCTGATCGAAGAACTAAATAAAATAAACAAAAAAATTCAGCCTGATGAAGTTCTGCTGACAATAGGCGGGGATTTGGGCCAGGCAGCTGAGTTGCAGGCAAAGAAATTCCATGAAACCTGCAATGTGACTGGTGTTATTGTTACAAAACTCGACGGCACAGCAAAAGGAGGCGGTGCATTAATTGCCTGCTCAGTTACAGGAGCCAAGGTTAAATTTATCGGCGTGGGAGAAAAAATAGATGCTTTGGAAGAATTCAAGCCGAAAAACTTTGTCGGAAGATTGCTCGGCATGGGTGACTTAGAAGCATTGCTGGAAAAAGCAAAAGATGCTATAACAGAAGAGGAAGCAAAGGATCTGGGCAAGAGATTTCTAAAGGGCGAATACAACCTTATTGACCTTTACGAGCAGATGGAAGCAATGTCCAAAATGGGGCCAATAAGCAAGGTAATGGAGATGATACCTGGATTTTCACAATTGCAATTGCCAAAAGACGTGCTGCAGGTGCAGGAAGGCAAGCTTAAGAAATGGCGGTATGTGATGAACTCGATGACTAAGGAAGAGCTTGAAGATCCTGAAATAATAGATTCTGCAAGAACAGAAAGAATAGCAAAAGGAAGCGGCTGCTCAACAAGCGTTGTAAGAGAGCTTGTAAAGCAGTACAAGCAGAGCAAAAAGCTCGTCAAGTTATTGAAGGGACAGGGATCTCCTGAAAAACTTATGAAGAAGTTCCAGGGCAAAATGCCAAAAGGGTTTAAGTTCTAA
- a CDS encoding rubrerythrin family protein, which yields MKLKGTKTEQNLLKAFAGESQARNRYTYFSSAARKEGFEQISAIFAETADNEKEHAKIFFKYLEGGSIEITAAYPAGAIKDTKQNLEAAAEGERMEWGTIYPNFAKIAMEEGFSEIARSFEEIAEVEKFHDARYRKLISNVAGKEVFMKNSAVKWHCRNCGYIFEGKEAPKDCPACKHPRAFYELLAENY from the coding sequence ATGAAACTCAAAGGAACAAAAACAGAGCAGAATCTTTTAAAGGCATTTGCAGGTGAATCACAGGCAAGAAACAGATACACTTATTTTTCTTCTGCTGCAAGAAAAGAGGGATTCGAGCAGATCTCAGCAATATTCGCAGAAACAGCTGACAATGAAAAAGAGCATGCAAAGATTTTCTTCAAATATCTTGAAGGTGGATCAATTGAGATCACAGCAGCCTATCCTGCAGGAGCGATAAAGGATACTAAGCAGAATCTTGAGGCAGCTGCAGAGGGTGAAAGGATGGAATGGGGAACTATTTATCCGAACTTTGCAAAGATTGCCATGGAAGAGGGATTTTCAGAAATAGCAAGGTCTTTTGAAGAGATCGCAGAAGTCGAGAAATTCCATGACGCAAGGTACAGGAAACTGATCAGCAACGTTGCAGGTAAGGAAGTGTTCATGAAAAACTCAGCTGTGAAGTGGCACTGCAGGAACTGCGGCTATATCTTTGAAGGCAAGGAAGCTCCAAAGGATTGCCCTGCATGCAAGCATCCTCGTGCATTTTACGAACTGCTGGCTGAGAATTATTAA
- a CDS encoding RDD family protein: MEYATIWQRFLATVLDNIILTVFFWLIIIFLVFIRINPAITAAIFILLLLFEDILYFTLLEAKYFKTIGKMALNIKVVSENNKKVNFKQALIRNITKSMPFFMVIFRIIGFFLIICTKKHQRIGDMLAKTIVVKG, encoded by the coding sequence ATGGAATACGCAACAATATGGCAACGGTTTTTGGCCACTGTTCTTGACAACATAATTTTAACTGTGTTTTTTTGGTTAATTATCATCTTTTTAGTGTTTATTCGAATCAATCCTGCAATAACAGCCGCAATCTTTATTCTACTTCTTTTATTTGAAGATATATTGTACTTCACACTGCTTGAAGCAAAATATTTTAAAACAATAGGAAAAATGGCATTAAATATCAAAGTTGTATCTGAAAATAATAAAAAAGTAAACTTCAAACAAGCTCTGATAAGGAATATAACTAAGTCGATGCCTTTTTTCATGGTCATATTTAGAATAATCGGCTTTTTCTTAATAATCTGCACAAAAAAACATCAGAGAATAGGCGATATGCTGGCAAAAACTATTGTTGTAAAAGGATAA
- the pth2 gene encoding peptidyl-tRNA hydrolase Pth2 codes for MTYKQVILVREDLQLPKGKLAAQVAHASVASLLKSHKGDIAKWKDEGMKKVVLKVKDLDELKKYREEAQDADLVSALITDAGRTVVEPGTITCLGIGPDKEEKIDKITGKLKML; via the coding sequence ATGACATACAAGCAGGTTATTTTGGTCAGGGAAGATCTTCAATTGCCCAAGGGAAAATTAGCAGCCCAGGTAGCCCATGCCTCTGTTGCTTCTCTTCTTAAATCTCATAAAGGTGATATTGCGAAGTGGAAAGATGAAGGGATGAAGAAGGTTGTTCTGAAAGTCAAGGATCTGGATGAATTAAAAAAATACAGGGAAGAAGCGCAGGATGCAGACTTAGTTTCTGCTTTGATAACAGATGCCGGCAGAACTGTTGTAGAGCCGGGGACAATAACGTGCTTAGGAATTGGGCCGGATAAGGAAGAGAAGATAGACAAGATAACTGGAAAGCTGAAGATGCTGTGA
- a CDS encoding ATP-dependent DNA ligase, which translates to MKYSELVEIYEKLEATTKHLEKTAIIEEILKKAKSDDLKDIVYLLEGRVFPEWDERKIGFSNRLVIKAIASVSGASAKEVESLWSRKGDLGIVAEELMAKRMQSALHARELSVSDVLSNIRKLAEMEGEGTVARKISLVTELVSNAKPPEAKYIVKMILEELRVGTAGGIIRDAIAKAFGRNVEDVEATFNLLVDYGETAVLAKENKLGKIQLKPGRPLKVMLAVLVKSIEEAFEAVGRPMQLEYKLDGFRLQVHFDGKAILLFTRRMENVTAQFPDVVKAVKENVKGKSFIIDAEAVGYERKTGKCLPFQSISQRIKRKYDIEDMARKFPVELNVFDAMYYEGKDLMELPLLKRREVIEKIMKEEKGKIILTKKLITDDDKKAEKFYKEALDSGVEGVMLKNVNSLYKPGRYVDGWCKLKEVLEPLDLVIVGAEWGEGKRAKWLSSYTVACEKDGKLIEIGKVSTGMKEKEEEGVTFEQLTKILKPLIISQKGKEVAIKPQIVIEVGYEEIQKSPTYTSGYALRFPRVLRYRPEKPVDEIADMKIVEKIYGSQRGKKQIR; encoded by the coding sequence ATGAAATATTCCGAATTAGTTGAAATCTATGAAAAGCTTGAAGCAACAACAAAACACCTTGAAAAAACAGCAATTATCGAGGAGATTCTTAAAAAAGCAAAATCCGATGACCTGAAGGATATAGTTTATCTGCTTGAAGGCAGGGTTTTCCCTGAATGGGATGAAAGGAAAATCGGCTTCAGCAATAGGCTGGTGATTAAGGCAATAGCAAGCGTAAGCGGAGCAAGCGCCAAGGAAGTGGAAAGCCTATGGAGCAGGAAAGGGGATCTCGGCATTGTTGCAGAAGAACTGATGGCGAAGAGAATGCAGTCTGCATTGCATGCAAGGGAATTAAGCGTAAGCGATGTTTTGTCGAATATAAGAAAGCTGGCGGAAATGGAAGGCGAGGGAACAGTTGCAAGAAAAATCTCATTAGTTACAGAGCTGGTGAGCAATGCAAAGCCGCCTGAAGCTAAATATATAGTAAAAATGATTTTGGAAGAATTACGAGTGGGAACAGCGGGCGGCATTATAAGGGATGCGATTGCAAAGGCATTTGGCAGAAATGTTGAAGATGTTGAAGCAACGTTTAACCTGTTAGTTGATTACGGCGAAACTGCTGTGCTTGCAAAGGAAAACAAGCTTGGAAAAATACAGCTAAAGCCAGGCAGGCCATTAAAAGTAATGCTGGCGGTTCTTGTTAAAAGCATTGAAGAAGCGTTTGAAGCAGTGGGAAGGCCAATGCAGCTGGAATACAAGCTTGATGGCTTCAGGCTGCAGGTCCATTTCGATGGAAAAGCAATTTTGTTATTTACACGGAGAATGGAAAACGTGACTGCGCAATTCCCCGATGTTGTGAAAGCTGTAAAAGAAAATGTTAAGGGGAAGAGCTTTATAATTGATGCCGAGGCAGTTGGCTATGAAAGGAAAACAGGGAAATGCCTTCCGTTCCAGTCAATATCGCAGAGGATAAAGAGAAAATATGACATTGAAGATATGGCAAGGAAATTCCCAGTTGAGCTTAATGTGTTTGATGCAATGTATTATGAGGGAAAAGATTTGATGGAGCTTCCTTTATTGAAGCGAAGAGAGGTTATTGAAAAAATTATGAAAGAAGAAAAAGGCAAAATAATTCTGACTAAAAAGCTTATAACTGATGATGATAAAAAAGCAGAGAAATTCTATAAAGAAGCACTTGATTCAGGTGTTGAAGGAGTTATGCTTAAAAATGTAAATTCCCTTTACAAGCCTGGCAGATATGTTGATGGGTGGTGTAAGCTGAAGGAAGTGCTTGAGCCGCTTGACCTTGTGATTGTTGGAGCTGAATGGGGAGAGGGCAAAAGAGCCAAATGGCTGAGCAGCTATACAGTGGCATGCGAGAAGGATGGGAAGCTGATTGAAATCGGCAAGGTAAGCACAGGAATGAAGGAGAAAGAGGAGGAAGGAGTAACATTTGAGCAGCTGACCAAGATTCTTAAGCCATTGATAATTTCCCAGAAAGGCAAGGAAGTTGCTATAAAGCCGCAGATTGTGATAGAAGTCGGCTATGAAGAAATACAGAAAAGCCCAACTTATACGAGCGGCTATGCTTTGAGATTTCCCCGAGTTTTGAGGTACAGGCCTGAAAAGCCGGTTGATGAGATAGCAGATATGAAGATTGTTGAGAAGATTTATGGGAGCCAGAGAGGCAAAAAACAAATCAGGTAA
- a CDS encoding nitroreductase family protein: protein MDIFECIRTRRSVRKYLTIPVEWDKIGQIVDSARYAPSSGNLQNWKFIVVTEADKRRALAEASLQQYWMADAPIHIVVCTVLERAVQFYGVRGERLYSIQNCAAAVENMLLAANALGLGACWVGAFEEEAVKRTCGIPDYARPQAIITVGYADEKPPEPLRYTIENVVFIERYLKRITDVDAVMEWYGPRIKRTFNAGKDLIEKGVEKGASAAEAASRNIFEKLKHHINKMKKKK, encoded by the coding sequence ATGGACATTTTCGAATGCATAAGGACAAGGCGTTCTGTCAGAAAGTACTTGACTATCCCTGTTGAATGGGATAAAATCGGGCAGATAGTAGATTCTGCGAGATATGCCCCGTCTTCTGGAAACTTACAGAATTGGAAGTTCATTGTTGTTACTGAAGCTGATAAAAGAAGGGCATTGGCAGAAGCCTCTCTGCAGCAGTACTGGATGGCTGATGCTCCTATTCATATTGTCGTTTGCACTGTTTTGGAAAGGGCTGTCCAGTTCTATGGGGTAAGAGGAGAAAGATTGTATTCAATACAGAATTGCGCAGCTGCAGTTGAAAACATGCTGTTGGCAGCGAATGCCCTTGGCCTTGGCGCATGCTGGGTCGGCGCATTTGAAGAGGAAGCTGTAAAAAGAACATGCGGCATTCCGGATTATGCAAGGCCGCAGGCGATTATTACAGTAGGATATGCCGATGAAAAGCCTCCTGAGCCATTGCGATATACTATTGAAAATGTTGTTTTCATTGAGAGATATTTAAAAAGAATAACTGATGTTGATGCTGTAATGGAGTGGTATGGCCCCAGGATAAAAAGAACTTTCAATGCAGGAAAAGATCTGATCGAGAAGGGTGTTGAAAAGGGAGCATCTGCAGCTGAAGCTGCTTCCAGGAATATTTTTGAAAAGTTAAAGCACCACATAAACAAAATGAAGAAAAAGAAATAA
- a CDS encoding ferritin family protein yields the protein MVKLWRCEICGDSFIADEPEICPFCGAHKGFVKEAKDAKADFDVELNEKEKANAEKALKLEISNSEFYFCAAEKTDNEEGKLLFNVLGRVEAEHVSIWRKILKLDKINLGKSQCSGSNIANLEESHNREEMAIKFYREAVKESENPFVRKIFGALVQVESDHLQLSEERLK from the coding sequence ATGGTAAAGCTATGGAGATGTGAAATTTGCGGGGATTCTTTTATAGCTGATGAGCCAGAAATATGCCCCTTCTGCGGCGCGCATAAAGGATTTGTTAAGGAAGCAAAAGATGCAAAAGCTGATTTTGATGTTGAATTGAATGAAAAAGAAAAGGCAAATGCAGAAAAAGCATTAAAGCTTGAAATTTCGAATTCAGAATTTTATTTCTGCGCTGCAGAGAAAACTGATAATGAGGAAGGCAAGCTGTTATTTAATGTTTTAGGCAGGGTTGAAGCAGAGCATGTTTCTATTTGGAGGAAAATATTAAAATTAGATAAAATTAATCTTGGAAAAAGCCAATGTTCCGGCTCAAATATAGCTAATCTGGAAGAAAGCCATAATAGGGAAGAGATGGCAATTAAATTTTACAGAGAAGCGGTAAAAGAATCAGAAAATCCATTTGTAAGAAAGATATTTGGCGCTTTAGTTCAGGTAGAGAGCGATCATCTGCAGCTTTCTGAAGAAAGGCTGAAATAA
- a CDS encoding VIT1/CCC1 transporter family protein: MKTRINRALFKIKQFNKIAEIDEIARRYLAMNSFDGVLAILGILLASFFADIQSRSTVITASLGIAVAIAVSGFYGTFITEKAERTRKIKKLEKSVGMFLKESQIQSAHSFATFALAAIDGLSPFLIAIIIIMPFFITSSMALAYYLSFALAVLFLFLVGAFLGTISKENVFKEGMKMIAAGIVCTIIIFFVEKFAGV; encoded by the coding sequence ATGAAAACAAGGATAAACAGGGCATTATTCAAAATTAAGCAGTTCAACAAAATAGCTGAGATAGATGAAATAGCAAGAAGATATCTGGCAATGAACAGCTTTGACGGTGTTCTTGCGATCCTTGGAATTCTTTTGGCAAGCTTTTTCGCGGATATACAGTCAAGAAGCACGGTGATAACAGCATCATTGGGAATAGCAGTAGCAATAGCAGTTTCAGGATTTTACGGGACATTCATCACAGAGAAGGCAGAGAGAACGAGAAAAATAAAGAAGCTTGAAAAAAGCGTGGGCATGTTTCTTAAAGAATCGCAGATTCAGAGCGCGCACAGCTTTGCCACGTTCGCGCTTGCAGCAATTGACGGGCTTTCGCCGTTTCTGATAGCAATAATAATCATTATGCCGTTTTTTATAACAAGCAGCATGGCTTTGGCATATTACCTGTCTTTTGCCCTGGCTGTGTTATTCTTGTTTTTAGTGGGAGCATTCCTCGGCACTATTTCAAAAGAAAACGTATTTAAAGAAGGAATGAAAATGATTGCTGCAGGAATAGTATGCACAATAATCATATTTTTTGTTGAAAAATTTGCAGGAGTATAA
- the ftsZ gene encoding cell division protein FtsZ yields the protein MGAMDFIVEGAKAASIGYTDVEVGQANIKVIGVGGAGNNMVSWLYKKGIKGAEIIACNTDKQHLDISESDRKFLLGRDVTRGLGCGGFPEKGAEAAQESLSTLKESLKGSDMVFVCGGMGGGTGTGACPVVAQVAKDTGAIVIGTVTMPFKIERARVDKAEFGLQQLRQVADTVIVIDNNRLVQIAGNLPIQQAFAVANELISTMIKGIVETIAIPSLVNLDYADVKAIMQNGGVAVIGVGASDTNNRVDEAVKGALSNPLLDINYEGATGALIHISGGTDMTLEEVNRIGELVTESLDEDANVIWGARVSESMKGKITVMTIITGVKSPWVLGKVDRRQKAAQSRQMSEELGIEIIN from the coding sequence ATGGGAGCAATGGATTTTATTGTGGAAGGAGCAAAAGCAGCTTCTATAGGGTACACGGATGTAGAAGTAGGGCAAGCGAACATAAAGGTAATAGGCGTTGGCGGAGCAGGCAACAACATGGTTTCCTGGCTTTACAAGAAAGGAATCAAGGGAGCAGAGATTATAGCCTGCAACACAGACAAGCAGCATTTGGATATTAGTGAATCTGACAGGAAATTCCTGCTCGGCAGAGATGTAACAAGAGGGCTTGGATGCGGAGGATTTCCAGAAAAAGGAGCTGAAGCAGCACAAGAAAGCCTAAGCACGCTAAAAGAATCATTAAAAGGATCTGACATGGTTTTCGTATGCGGAGGAATGGGCGGCGGAACAGGAACAGGAGCATGCCCTGTGGTTGCGCAGGTTGCAAAAGACACTGGCGCAATAGTTATCGGAACAGTAACAATGCCTTTCAAGATTGAAAGGGCAAGGGTTGACAAAGCAGAATTTGGACTGCAGCAATTAAGGCAAGTAGCAGATACTGTTATTGTTATTGATAACAACAGGCTGGTTCAGATTGCAGGAAATTTGCCAATACAGCAGGCATTTGCAGTGGCAAATGAATTGATCTCGACAATGATTAAAGGAATAGTTGAGACAATAGCAATTCCTTCGTTGGTTAACCTGGATTATGCAGATGTAAAGGCAATAATGCAGAATGGCGGAGTAGCAGTAATCGGCGTAGGCGCATCTGACACAAACAACAGGGTAGATGAAGCAGTCAAAGGAGCATTGTCAAACCCATTGCTTGACATCAACTATGAGGGCGCAACAGGCGCATTGATCCACATCTCAGGAGGCACAGACATGACATTGGAGGAAGTAAACAGGATTGGAGAATTAGTAACTGAAAGCCTTGATGAAGATGCAAATGTGATCTGGGGCGCAAGAGTCAGCGAAAGCATGAAAGGAAAGATAACAGTGATGACAATAATAACCGGCGTCAAATCGCCATGGGTGCTTGGCAAGGTTGATCGCAGGCAGAAAGCTGCACAGTCAAGGCAGATGTCAGAAGAGCTGGGAATAGAGATCATCAACTAA
- a CDS encoding DUF5652 family protein, whose product MTPEQFIAWFIPVLIILSIWDAVWKGIGMWKAGRNNHLAWFVCIFIFNTVGILPIIYLAFFQPKIKAKKK is encoded by the coding sequence ATGACACCAGAACAATTTATTGCTTGGTTTATCCCAGTCTTGATCATATTATCAATCTGGGATGCTGTATGGAAAGGCATCGGAATGTGGAAAGCAGGAAGAAACAACCATCTTGCATGGTTCGTCTGCATCTTCATATTCAACACAGTCGGGATACTGCCGATAATCTATCTTGCATTTTTCCAGCCGAAGATCAAGGCAAAGAAAAAATAG
- the thrS gene encoding threonine--tRNA ligase has protein sequence MMQITFPDGTKREYKEGITPIEIIKKDIGEGLARAALAAKINDKLIDLNTPIKESCSFKVITFKDKEGVEIFRHSTAHVLAHAVIQLFPKVKPTIGPVVEEGFYYDFDADPFKPEDIKKIEEKMHNIVNQDLPFERIELTKAEAQKLFKNNPYKLELIEEFGKDLTAYRQGDFIDLCRGPHVSSTGKIKAFKLTKIAGAYWRGDIKNKQLQRVYGISFPDSKELNDYLKMIEEAKKRDHTIIGKQLDLFSIHEEGPGFTFWHNNGMILRNKLIDYWREEHRKAGYIEVSTPTMLNRVLWEKSGHWKLYQDMMYTTRIDDQDYAIKPMNCPGGMLIYKTKVHSYREMPLRVGELGHVHRHELSGVLHGLFRVRAFTQDDAHIFCIPEQLEDEIINVISLIKKMLAVFGFEKYFFTLSVRSEEKKDKYLGDDTGWKKAEDSLKSALNKLKIPFNTLAGEAKFYGPSLDVQIADALGRRWQCSTIQVDFNLPERFDITYEGKDGKQHRPFILHRVVYGSLERFIGVLIEHFAGRFPLWISPSQIIILTVADRFNDYALELKKKFEEHGLRADIDLRAESIPKKVRDAQVQQIPLIITVGEREIRDKTISVRTLDGKLADLKVEDFIKKVKENIEKKEISVKF, from the coding sequence ATGATGCAAATAACCTTTCCGGATGGAACAAAGAGAGAATACAAAGAAGGCATAACTCCGATAGAAATAATCAAAAAGGACATCGGAGAAGGATTAGCGAGAGCCGCATTGGCTGCAAAGATAAATGATAAACTAATAGATTTAAACACTCCGATAAAAGAATCATGCAGCTTCAAAGTCATAACTTTCAAAGACAAGGAAGGTGTGGAAATTTTCAGGCACAGCACAGCGCATGTTTTGGCTCATGCTGTTATTCAGCTTTTTCCTAAAGTAAAGCCGACCATAGGCCCTGTTGTTGAGGAAGGCTTCTATTATGATTTTGACGCAGATCCGTTCAAGCCGGAAGACATAAAGAAAATAGAAGAGAAGATGCACAACATTGTAAATCAGGATCTGCCTTTTGAAAGAATAGAATTGACAAAGGCAGAAGCGCAGAAATTATTCAAAAACAACCCATACAAGCTTGAACTGATTGAAGAGTTTGGCAAAGATTTGACTGCTTACAGACAGGGCGATTTTATAGATTTGTGCCGCGGCCCTCATGTTTCATCAACAGGAAAAATAAAAGCATTCAAATTGACAAAAATTGCAGGAGCATATTGGAGAGGCGACATTAAAAACAAGCAATTGCAGAGAGTCTATGGAATAAGCTTCCCTGACTCCAAAGAACTTAATGATTATCTTAAGATGATCGAGGAAGCTAAGAAAAGAGACCATACAATAATCGGAAAGCAGCTCGACTTGTTTTCAATTCATGAAGAAGGCCCTGGATTTACTTTCTGGCACAATAATGGAATGATTCTCAGAAACAAGCTTATTGATTATTGGAGAGAAGAGCACAGGAAAGCAGGATATATTGAAGTATCCACTCCTACAATGCTGAACAGAGTGCTGTGGGAGAAAAGCGGGCATTGGAAGCTTTACCAGGATATGATGTATACAACAAGGATCGATGATCAGGATTATGCCATAAAGCCGATGAACTGCCCTGGAGGAATGCTGATTTACAAGACAAAGGTACATTCTTACAGAGAGATGCCTTTAAGAGTGGGCGAGCTTGGCCATGTCCATCGCCATGAATTAAGCGGAGTGCTGCACGGCTTGTTCAGGGTACGAGCTTTTACACAGGATGATGCGCATATATTCTGCATACCTGAGCAGCTTGAAGATGAGATAATAAATGTTATTTCATTAATCAAGAAAATGCTTGCTGTATTTGGCTTTGAAAAATATTTTTTTACTTTATCTGTAAGAAGCGAAGAGAAAAAAGACAAGTATCTCGGAGATGATACGGGCTGGAAGAAAGCAGAAGATTCATTGAAGAGTGCATTAAATAAATTAAAAATACCTTTCAATACATTGGCTGGAGAGGCAAAATTCTACGGCCCTTCATTGGATGTGCAGATAGCAGATGCTTTAGGCAGGAGATGGCAGTGCTCCACAATACAGGTTGACTTTAACCTTCCTGAAAGATTTGACATAACTTATGAAGGAAAGGATGGAAAGCAGCACAGGCCGTTTATACTACACAGAGTTGTTTATGGCAGCCTTGAAAGGTTTATTGGAGTTTTAATAGAGCATTTTGCAGGAAGATTCCCGTTGTGGATCAGCCCATCGCAGATCATAATCCTGACAGTTGCAGACAGGTTCAATGATTATGCTTTGGAATTGAAAAAGAAATTCGAGGAGCATGGCTTAAGAGCTGATATTGATTTGAGGGCAGAATCCATTCCAAAGAAAGTAAGGGATGCCCAGGTGCAGCAGATTCCATTGATCATAACTGTCGGCGAGAGGGAAATCAGGGACAAGACAATTTCAGTAAGGACATTGGACGGAAAGCTTGCGGATCTGAAGGTTGAAGATTTTATTAAAAAGGTCAAAGAGAATATTGAGAAGAAAGAGATAAGTGTGAAGTTTTAA
- a CDS encoding type II toxin-antitoxin system PemK/MazF family toxin produces MLIKRGDIVLVNLEPVTGSEQGKIRPAAVIQNDTGNEYSPTTIVAPITSKIFSKEFPTNVAITRKESNLKEDSTILLNQIRTIDKSRIIKKISALNAEMMSKINLAIKVSLALE; encoded by the coding sequence ATGCTGATAAAAAGAGGCGATATTGTACTAGTCAATTTAGAGCCTGTTACTGGATCTGAACAAGGCAAAATCAGGCCAGCCGCTGTTATACAAAATGATACTGGGAATGAGTACAGCCCAACAACAATTGTGGCCCCCATCACTTCCAAAATATTCAGCAAAGAATTCCCGACAAATGTTGCAATAACAAGAAAGGAATCTAATTTGAAAGAAGATTCTACGATATTATTGAATCAAATAAGAACAATCGATAAATCAAGGATTATAAAAAAGATCAGCGCATTGAATGCAGAAATGATGAGCAAAATAAACCTGGCAATTAAAGTTAGTTTGGCTCTGGAGTAA